Part of the Nicotiana sylvestris chromosome 2, ASM39365v2, whole genome shotgun sequence genome, TGAGGGACTGACTTGGATGTTTTTACCATTACTATCTGAGAAAGTTTGAAGATCTAAAGAAAAAGTATAGACGTTTGAAGGGGCTAGTTTGAAAGCTGAAGAACAGAGTATGAAGATTCGAAAAAAATCTGGGTAAGAACCCAAGAACAACTATTAGAATTTGAAGATCAAGGATGAAGATATGAAGGTTTGAAGGAAGTTAGTGATAGCTAGAGAATTCAAAGGTAGAAGCTTGATCGGAAAGTGGAAAAAGAATAGGGATAAAAGCTTTTATAGGGGAAGCATGCGACGCTTCGCATTCGGAGGCAGCCAACCGATGGTTGACACGTGTCCGAAGTCAGAACAACTCTACTGATGGGATGTTTCGACTTCTTCGTCAATTCGGTAGTAATGTACGGAGGAAGGAACAGGAGAACATCAATTGTTTCTCATTATTTCGGCAAACCTGCTCTttgagaaacgaggggactatctgtatacgggtaaACCGAGGCTAACGAGCACCCAAATTTCCCGGTAGGAAAAACGAAGCAAGGACGTAACTAAGGAACTGAAACCAGAGCTAGGATTCTCTCACATCAAGGCCCGAACAAAATACCTGCCCTCGGAACCATCGAGACCACACCCCCGGATTTGGTTCGTGTTTCAAGACCTCGGAAAGCATTACCGAACATCCGCACACGATTAACAATGGGCCGTGATATCCGTATCCAACCGGATATCACGGCGCAGATCGCGACCCATATCGGCAACAGATCAGTGATTAGCGCAAAGGAAGATATTTACCTTTCtagaattgtacttagggtaaaacTCCCCTGCTatataaagggggggggggtttatTATTCAACGGACATGATAACACGCGTATCAAGACAATATACATTTGTTTTCTTTGCTCCTAAAAGTGATTCAAAGTCCTTAATTTTGCTCAGAGTTCATCATAAGTGTTTGGCTTTGAAACGAAGGCAGGTTTGTTAAGCTCATAACAGAGCATGGACTCAATACTTCTATTGGTTTAACTGGTTATTTTATCTTTAATTTGCTCATCTAACTTTATTAATCACTTATATTGAATTAGTCCACATATCCATTTATTTTTAAGGTAAACACTTttaacagagagagagagagagtatgaACATCAGAACATGCATATTGATCACCGTAAATAATAAGACTTGTAGTACTGTTGGACAATTGCAGTTATTGCTTGCTCAACTGTTAGTCTCTCCAATTGCAGTCATTTTCAACCAAGTTATATTTGTTCCTAGGTTTAAGTATAAGGCATACCACAGTGTCTTAACAAAACATAAGATATCAAATGAAGATGTTATTCGAACTTATAACTCATTTGCCGACATTACTggacttttcttttttctttcaaaattgtgCAACTAAGTGCTACTACAAAATAGAGCACTGTGGGTTGGGTTCTTCCCTCCGCGTCACATGAACGACTGGTGTTATTCCCTGACAGACAGCACAGACTGGGGGCATAATTGGAGGGGGAGGAGCATACATCTGGGCCTGGGGTTTGGGCTTCTGCTCAGGCTTCTTCTCTTCGGGCATTTTCTGTCCATCTGGTTTTGGAGGAGCTGGTGGAGGCCCAATACTCACCACCTCTGCAAATTTCCCAGCTTTCCTCGATCTCACAATGACCTCGTATGGATCAGCATCACCCGTTACACTCAAAGTCCCCTTTGTTCCATCAATTTCAATTTTTTCCACAccttcaatttcaaattgtaaAGTTTCAATTTCATATATTACATCCAAGTAGCCGTAGGATGAGATCTGGTAAAGTTAAATTAATCCGGTAATTCTTTTACCACCttgtttctttcttcttcttttttttcctttcattggGGGTGGGGATGGGGGATTGCTTATGAGCTACCaaataaaatttatgtaaaaaagCTATTATATGCAATAATAGTGTACTCCATATGttcttagaaaataaaataaaatactattAGAGTATGAGTGTCAAACTTTCTAATTGTTGTCGTGAGTACAAACATTTGATTCGTTATATATTTTGGAAATGAAATTTAATATAGTTAAAAACTACATAAATTAGTCAAAATCCTAGTCTTTGCCAATCGCCATATTTTTCTTTGTagcgaaaaaaaaaaaaaaaatattgtcatTTGTCATATCTCAATCCCCCACTAAAATGTGATTTAACAATAATGCTTAATAGTTCAAAGGAGTTTCAAAGAAtctaaaaaaaaagtaaaacataCACAAAATTTTCCATATTTTAGACAACAAGAGTTGATCAAACTCACATTTCAGAAGATGTACTCAGGTTTATTCAATTTTGTCTTGAGGAAAAAATTTCATAGACTTTCTCGACGACGGGAGAATATATCCTACGACCAATTTATATACACGGAGATATATGATAGAGAATACTTTAATTAGTTAGAATAGATTTGTAAATCGCAATCTCGATTACAAAAAGTGAAAACAAAGTCACAAAAGAAAGACAGAGAAACTTAATAAATTAAGAAAAGAAACCTGGCAGTCCTGAAACTGCTTTTAGGATCTTCTTCTTGCATTTATCACAAGAAACATCAACCTTCAGTACAGTCTTTTGCACCATTAGCGACAAGGTTTTTGAAATATCTATTTCGGAATACCTTAATAGAAAAAATTGAGCATGGCTATAATGTCAATTCTAAGAAAGCAATAAACTCATCAACCAACTAAGAGATCAATCTTTGGGTTGTTCACCTTCTTTTGCCTAAGTTCTCCATTATATGCTTAGGTTCTTCCAATTGTCTTCTTCCATCTCAGAAAACAATGCTATTATTTTAATCATTTTTCAACGTTTGATTTTTTCTACTCcgtttctttttttaatttcccTTTGCATTGACATGTTGTTTCGCCTCGAATGATCTCATCTATGTAACAATCTGTACTCAGCTCCCATTTCCGTATAGTGAACTCAACTACTGATACTATTTCCTCTgttagcttcttcttttttttcttttttccggTTGAGTTAAATGAATAATGAGAAAATTCATACTTCTGGAAACACTTTTCTCTGACAaattcttcctctcttttttttttaaaaaaatcttttttattCGAAAATAAAGTGTATTATATATTTTAGCAATGGCAAATTGCCAAAGGGGACATAAACAAGTTCGAAAGAAAAAATGAAGCTGGTTTAATTTGAGGGTTTGCTTTTCTCTCTCAACTTGTATTTCTTGCGAAGCCCTGAATTTAGTCCATATTCgaaaattgtttcttttcttttctgttttatcaaccaaaaaaaaaaaatgagaagaaaaatCAACTACCTTTTAGTGGGTTTTTTTAAAAAGGCACGCTTTAATTTTGACAATTCTAGATGCCATGAATTGTCACCTTTGATTATTGTATTTTTCATGCTGTTCTGGTCGTCGGTTAAATACCAAAATACATATCAAGGAAATTTAATGAAAAAAGAGAATTATAATTGCCGCCAGGCATTCGGCAAGGCACTGTGACACGATTAGCGTAGTATAATACCAACTCTTTAGTACTTCAAAATGAAGAAGTCAAACCCCATAGCTATTGTTTGACCtattgaaattatttttctgTCGTTAACTAATGGAAGAAAGTGGGTTTGCGTAGTAGTGTTTGAACGTAAATGCTTACCCCTATCGAGTTTTTGCAATAAACCAACTCAACTTACCATGGTTGAGTAATTTTATATAGTGAAAATATTCATTAACTAATCATGGGTAAGTGATATCATGTATTTATTCGTTTGATGTAAACATTCGATACAAGTAAATTTTTATCGTAATCGGTAAAATTTATTTATACCTAATGTTTATACCAAACCATAATAATTATTATGGTTAAGTCATGAATTAAtgtgactatatatatatatatatatatatatatatatatattaattacctataattttgctacaaaaatatatctaaaaatatatattatatatatttattgattttaTGTAAACATCTAAGTCCAAATAAATTTTTACCGTAATTGGTCCATGTACCAACAACTCGTAGTGAGGAGATAGAAGTTTTTTGTAGAATGAGTGGCACGGACTATTGAGCCTAAAATATAGGTTCAAACGCATTTGACAGTGGCAAGAAGCCAACAACATGATTGCTAAACGCATTATGTGGGGATAAGCAAAAGCCTGAAAAGGAGGGGGGAGGCGGAGAGGGGGGGAGGCGGAGAGGGGGCCAAAGGCTTTCtaagaaagaagaagatgaaagacTATCTTTTCTTTAGCTCTTTGGTGCGTCACTTTCGTTTCTTCGCTTTTTTCCACTAatcaaaaattatatattaatgtGTTATTTTGGCCATaaatatgtgatgacccaaaatgatCATTTCTTGTTTTAAACGTCAAACTTGTGTTTCAAGACCTTAAAAACTTCCTTTTGTCTCATCTCggtttgtgtgcgcagtccgggcgtatatccggaaagcctttatgtaaaaatttgagagaaatgctaattttgcctttaaaattaactttaagttgacttcggtcaacattttgggtaaacggagtcagaggaaaatatgggactttggcgtatgcccggaattgaattccgaggtccctaacccgagaaatgaatttttgaaaattgtttaactgaaaatataatagtttttgaaaatttaacgatgtttgaatttgatggtatcgggcccgtattttggttctggggcccgtacaggtttaatatggtatataagttgtgcctgtaaaatatggtaagaaacggaattcatattatatgattcggaccctcggttgtgaaaatggaAACTtaaagagttcttgagatttttcctttattttgatgctaaacttgtagttctaggtgttattttggcgatttgatcgcacgagtaagtctgtatgatatttttagacttgtgtgcatgtttggtctggagccccgagggcccgggtgagtttcggataggtttcgggatgttttggactTAAGAACTTCTGTTGTTTTGCTGCTTCGGTTATTTtgagattttgttcttcgcgttcgcgatgcagcTCACGCGAACGCAAAGTACAAGCTGGGCTGGGGAAGggtttcttctacgcgaacacgaggCCTAGGTCGCCAACGCGGAGCACTGGGGGGATTGCTCTTAGCAAACGCGACTGGCCACACGCGAACGCGTAGTGTAATGGAGGTGGTTGGGGGAGTCCTGGAGttattcttcgcgaacgcggtcccaGGCTCGCGAACGAGATGGTTAGGGGGGACAGACCATCGCGAACGCAAGAAGCTCATCGCTAACGCGTATGCTCTTCTAGCCACaagtatcgcgaacgcgaagaaggtctGCCCAGCGAATTAAAAACAGAACCTAGGTcgggatttcttcaaaatttcatatcTCCTTCCCTAGAATCTGACCTTGGTCGATTTTTGAAGAGAAATTTCAATaccaaatcataggtatgtgttcttaaactcatttctttcatttttcattaacacccattagatttctaggcctaaatcttattctttaagggtagaaattatgGATTTTAGGAGAATTGAGGATTTtacaaatttggggatttagacctcgatttggggtcggattccgaaactaattgcatatttgggatcatgggtgaatgggtgaacgagttttggttcaaacctcgagttttgaccaagcgggcccgggatcGGGTTTTGACCTTTTCGAAAGAATGTTGGAAAATCTGTAATTTTTCATTTGAATTGGTTTCTTGAGCTTCAATTAATGTTAGTAAGTTAATATTGGCTAGATACAATTGGATTGAAGTGGAATCAAAAAgaaaagcggtatttgaggcttgagtttggacGTGGaatccgaggtaagtgtttggtctaaccttagcttgatggaatatgtgttgtgtcttatttgttatatgttagtgtcgagtacgacgtataggtgaggtgacgagtatctatatgttggtgtcaagcatgcccgtgagtcttatactaagGTTGTTGCGATTTTATTATGTtttgttcatgcttaaattgatgattagcaCTGTAGAACCAGACTTATGATAAATTCTTGGTAATTGATCATTATCGAGTATTGGCTAATCGGAGCCAACCTTACACCACTACGAAGTGgcgagagcggtcgaagcagcttttacccgagatggtcgggatcgaatccacagggagctagaagtgggaattggaatcctatctaaactagagatgtgtactgctcttaattactcttccaatcatcttttggttggttagtacttctaatatttatgaTAATGATAAGCTAacttaaactaagaatgattgcttgtagggttttccaattagttaaagaggcactagggaagtgactttctcctaggtgaatacttgacgggatctaaagcctaagacaaagacgttatgttggggattgtgatatagccaatgtacggaattactcactctatacctctcggtagcttgagtgactttgccatacttaactttctcaagaccaattgggtgccAAAATTGtacaagcaatataggctcaagtcgggtgttactatctctaggtttaaccatttaattgggactatcaatctcttgattacacctcaattccttgtcggactgattttcctagactcaagctctctttcttaagaagagcgcaagtcaaataggcacaaattagtatttgcaactactaattcaacatgaaaaacacaaaatcagtacaaatatcaactacccataaacatctaagccttaaatcaaaagatccatcaaatacccacactaaggttgagctacaaccctagccaataggtttagctactcataataataaaagaaaatagataaatagatgaagaataactcatatgatttaattacaaactaagataaaaAAGATTCagttttaatctagctacaaattactcaaaatagcctaATACAGCCGTTCACGTGCTCTGGTCTTTCACAGATTACCAAAGatgccctaaaaatgtgaaaagaaagtattatactaggccaaattttctggactAAAATACCCTTGGCgaggtagtgcggtccgcaaaaattgcaccgcggaccgcaatgaggctttttggcttgattaatcattctctgaatctggacaccgcgggccgcataaaatgcaccgcggccgtggTGGCTTCACTACGGttcgcacaaaaaggaccgcgaaCCGCATTGGCCTTAATCTCCAAActtccaactctctgaacccccatcattgcggaccgcacaaactcgATTGCGGCTGTGTTGAGGCcactgcagtccgcacaaaattgTTTGCGGCCGCAGTGCTTGAATTTCCAAAAtatgcacctctctgaatctcctaactgcggaccgcactaaatggaatgcggccgcagtggatctgttgcaactatgcttggacttgttcttggtacttgtgcatgtttcactcctttttgagctggttttgactaattgccacctttttttaccaaaccctgcaaacaagtacaacatgtaagcctttgggactattttgtatacatttttaatcaaaactcaagtaaaaaggagtgtaaaatgaactataatccctagttatcaactctcccaaacttaagcttttgcttgtccttaaggaaacaaaataagacccacctcttaagagtaaatccaagaaaattcagttgaCCTAAAGTGatctcatctagcatcaattgggactaacaattgccctcaattcaaatgaatcattaacaacattcgaccTTCTAAGCACCATGGATTCAGTGAGATACaggagcatcaagagttgactcaacccatcaaagAAATTCTTTATACTACGttggtcattgtggaactcaaactcatactcctcaactctccctaagcaaacctcacttttagattgtagcactcagaacgaggattgtggaaaacacactcatctctcacaaagaaaggtcacaagtccagctctaagtaccataagcttgccccttatttgagtcaccactaatgtaagcttcattcaactcaagatcatatagggcttttatggagatatagtgaaggctttaggttcagggtaggaaatatttggtctaggtaggttccatcttcccttaatcacttcatttgcttcattttggcacacattctcttgacttttttgAGTAGTTTAACTTCTTtattaggggttagagagacacattgtcactctttcttgttcatttcaaaccttttttctcctttctcaactttccacaccttcatctctttacttttattgaatcccttcattttttcTACATTGCTCATTTTTTCCACaccttttgtaccttttaccactttgttgccttcctcgtctctcccctTAAACTTATGCTTTTTCCTTGTACTAAGAAAAGATCGGGTgtcaagagagggtatttttagaacgggtaaaggcttgtatcatggtttttgaaagaaa contains:
- the LOC104238397 gene encoding heavy metal-associated isoprenylated plant protein 43; the protein is MVQKTVLKVDVSCDKCKKKILKAVSGLPGVEKIEIDGTKGTLSVTGDADPYEVIVRSRKAGKFAEVVSIGPPPAPPKPDGQKMPEEKKPEQKPKPQAQMYAPPPPIMPPVCAVCQGITPVVHVTRREEPNPQCSIL